GGTCCACAACTAAAACAAGGACGGTATCCGCGCCTACCAGGCGGTCCCCGGCACGGTCGCCGTTGTGCTGGAGCAGTTTGCCGCCGGACGGCTCGATGAGATCACCGTAAACAACGCCTGTTCCCATCATCAGGGCTGCCACTGAGTAAAACGTTCAGTTAAACTTTGGCTTCCTTCTCCCTTCCCAATAAAATGGATGGCAGCTGACTGCGTATGGGTGACTCAGGCGCTTGGCAATATAGGTGAGTCCTCCGATGACGCAAATGCGGTTAAATCTGATTTTTAATTTCAATAAAAAAGTCTAGGCGAATTATATCGGCATATTGCCAAGAGACAAGAATCGAGGTACAATCAAAAATCGTCACGCAAGGAAGAAACATGAAAAACAGATTCCTCTTGTTCGTCGTATTGGCCGCGTTCTTAGCAACAGCCGCCGGCGCTGCGGCAGCACAAACCCGGGAAAAGGTGCTCAGCCAGATGATCGGCAACGGCCTGGCCAATTGGCACTACAGCGGCAAAAAAATAGATGACGAATTTTCCTTGAAGAGTTTTGCCCAGTATACCAAATTTCTCGATTACGGGAAAAGTTTTCTGATCCAAGCCGACTTGAACGCCCTCAGGGTTTTCGACCGCAAAATCGATGATGAGATACTTGAAGGCGATTTTTCCCTGCCGCAGCTGGGCAAGCAGCTGCTGCGCCAGCGGGTGCTGCAGGTCCGGGGTTTTTGCCAGGACATATTGAAAAAGCCTTTTGATTTTTCTCTCGACGAGCAGATCGAACTGGACGCCGAAAAAAGGGCCTATGCCAGCACGCTCGATGAGCTGAAGGGCTGGTGGTTCCTGCGCCTGAAATACCTGACCCTGACCCAGTATCTCAACCTGCTCAAGACGGACGGTGAAAACAAGAGCGCCGATAAAAAAAGAAGCGACAATTTTTCCCCGGAGCTGGAAGCCCGGGCCCGGAAGGCAGTGGACAAGAGCGTGCAGCGCCTGTTCGACCGTCTGCTCCAGGATCGATCCGAAGATATGCAGTCCCTTTACTTCAACGCCCTGCTGTCGGTGTTCGACCCGCACAGCTTATATTACCCGCCGCGGGCCAAGGAGGACTTCGACATCGACATGTCGGGAACCCTGGAAGGCATCGGCGCCCTGCTTGGGGAAGCCGATGGCTACATCAAGGTCTTCGATATCATTCCCGGCAGCCCGGCCTGGATCCAGGGCCTGCTCAAGGTCGAGGACATCATTCTCAAAGTTGGCCAGGGCGATGACGAGCCCGTGGACATCGTCGGCATGAACGTTTCCGACGCCGCCCGGTTGGTGCGCGGCAAGAAGGGCAGCCTGGTGCGCCTGACGGTCAAAAAAACGGACGGCCGGATCATGCAGATCGCCCTGATCCGCAACGTGGTCGAAATCCAGGAAACTTATGCCCGCTCGGCGGTCCTTTTCAACGAGAAGCTGAAAAAGTCATTCGGCTACATCTATCTGCCCAAGTTCTATCACGATTTCAACCGCGCCAACGGCCGCCAGTCGAGCGAGGACGTGAAAAACGAGTTGACGAAACTTGTGGCCCAGAAAGTGGACGGCGTCATCCTCGACCTGCGCGGCAACGGCGGCGGGGCCCTGGACGACGCCGAGAAGATGTCGGGGCTTTTCATCGAAAAGGGCCCCCTGGTGCAGCTGAAGGACAGGAGCTCGCCGCCGCAAGTGCATGAGGACACCGACACCCGCGTCAGCTATGAGGGTCCGCTGGTCGTACTGGTCAACGCGCTCAGCGCCTCCGCTTCGGAAATCGTGGCCGCCGCTCTGCAGGACTACCGCCGGGCGATCATCGTCGGCGGCGAGCATACGTTCGGCTAGGGGACGGTGCAGGTCATGCTCGACCTCGACCGCTACCTGCCGCCCGAGATGGCCCGCTACCGCCCATTGGGAGCCATCACTCTGACCGTGCAAAAGTATTACCGGATCACCGGGGCTTCCACCCAGTACCAGGGGGTGGTGCCGGACATCGTCCTGCCCGACTCCTATTCCACGCTGGAGGTCGGCGAAAAAAGTCAGCCGTATTCGCTGCCCTGGGATACGATCGCCCCGGTCGCCTATACGCCATGGAAAAATTCGTTCCGCGACCTGGCGGAAATAAGGGCCAGGAGCCGGCAAAGGTTGAACACCAGCGTCCGTTTCGGGCAGATCGCCGCCAACATCAGCCGCTTGAAGAAGCAGCGCGAAAAAACAACGGTCACGCTGAACTTGAAGCGCTTCCAGAGCGAACAGGACATCCTCTTTCAGGAAGCTGAAAAGTTCAACCGCGAACAGGTGGAATTTCCCTATATCCAGGCGCGTTCCCTCGACACCCCCTCCGGCGAAGGCCCGGCAACGGCCAAAGCGGATCAGGACGCGAAACGCAAGGAATGGATCGACAATCTGCGCAGCGACCCAATCGTGGAAGAGTCAATCCAGGTTCTCAACGATTGGCTCACGCTGGCCCAGGATCATTGAGCCTGGACTCCGCCAGCAGGAGCATGGCGGCGGCCAGGGCGGGAACGGCGACGAGCAAAAGCCCGTTGGCGCTGCCGTAGATGGGCAGGAAAATGGCCGCCATGGCCATGGCGCCGAAGCATCCCCCCAGGTAATCGGCCGCATTCAGCTGGCCGGCCTTTTTCGCCGCCGATTCGTCGCCCAGGCAGCGCAACCCCAGGGGCAAGATGGACCCGGCCAGAAAGCCGATGCCGCCCAGCCAGGCGAAGAGGGGAATCTGCCCTGAGGAACCGGGCATTTTCGCTGCAAAACCCAGCAGTGGCAGGAAGGCCAAGCAGGCCGCAGCGATGAGCAATTGGCTGCCGGCCAGCAGCCTCCTGGTCGTTTTCGCGGGCGGCTGTTTCCGTTCGAGGGTGTGGTCGGTGAGAGCGGCGCCAACGCCCATGCCCAGCATGAACGCGGCGATCAGCAGGCCGATCGTCCGGTAGACGTAGCCCCAGATGTTCTGGAAGGCGAATACGGTCATGATTTCGAAGGAAAGGCCGGCGAATCCGCCGCTGGCTGCGGCCAGCAGCAGGGAGAGCTTGCCCCGGCCGCGGGCCCGCTGCCCGCGCCACACCACCCAACTTACAGCCAGGACGAGGAGCACGATGAGAAAGATGAGCAATCTGGCAAACGGCAACTTTTCAAAAAAATCGAAAAAACCAGAAAGCGGGCTGCCGCTGGTCCAGCCCAGCAAACGGCCGCAAAGAAAATAGGCGATGGGACGAAGGTCGCGGTTCTGGAAGCGGACCGGATAGCGTTCGAGGGCGTCGAGGATGAAAGCGGTTTTTTCTTTTGGGTACAGAGAGGAAAAAATAGCCCCCAGTCGGGCCGGGGGCGCGGCCAGGCGGTCGTAGCGCGCCGCCAGGACGCGCGGATCAGTGCTGACGCTCGCGGGCGCTGCCGAGGCCGAAAAGAAATTCGTCGCCCCGGGTGCGACGGCTATTTCCGGAAAGACGCTTTTCAGGGTTCGGTAGACGGTGGCCGTATAGGGGTTGGAGATCTCCGAGGCGTAGTTTTCGGCCGAGCTCAGGCTCATGGCCATCACTCCGCCTTCGGCCAGTATCGCTTTCAGATCCAGGAAAAACTCGCGGGTGTAATAGCGGTTCAACTGGGCGGTCCAGGCATCGGGCTGGTGCAGGTAGACCAGGTCGTAGCGGTTTTCCGGGCTGTCGGCCGCCCTGGCCGCCTCTTTGACGAAGCGGCGGCCGTCCAATACCGGCATGCGCAGGCGCGGATCGTCCAGGCTCCTGCGGCTCTCAGCCGGCAAATGCCTGACGATCATATCCAGCAGTTCGCCGTCCATCTCCACCGCGGCGAGACTGTCTATCCGGAAATCGAGAAGGTGCTTGGCCAGACCACTGGCTCCCTCGCCGATGATCAAAACGCGGCGCGGGTGCGGGTGCTGGGTGATGATCTGGGCGGCCTGGATTTCCTGCGGGTCGTCGTCCGGGAACGCCGCCGTCAGCTGGCCGTTGCCAAACAGGCTGTATTGGCCGTGGGCCAGGCCCAGCTGCAGGTTCTGGTATTTTGAATCCCGGCTTTCCACCCAGGTTGTGCCCGACAATCCGAGCCACCTCTGGTGCACCAGCCAGGAGTCGAGCCTGCCGGCCCAGCCGGCCAGGATGGCGTACAGGTTGAGGGCCAGGAGCAGAAAAAGGGCGGTCCGGGTTTTTTTCATTTTCCTTGCCCCGAAGAAAATCAGGGAAACCAGGAGAAGTGGCAGGGTGAACAGAAAGATGATCAGCGTCGGATTGAATTTTTCCAGCAGCCAGAATGTGTAGAGCACGCCTCCGGACATCGCACCGAAGCTCTCCCAGGCATAGGCGCGGACCAGCTTTCGCGAGCCGGTCGCGGCTGACGCGGGCTCAAGCGTCGCGGCCAGGGGGAATATGAAACCGCTGCAGAAGCTGAACGGAACCGTCAGCAGCGGAATGAGCCAGAAGGTCGTGCCCAGGGGGATCACCATCCCCCGGGGAGCGGCGCCTAGTGATTGCAGGCAGCGGGCGGCGACCAGCAGCAGCGGGGCGACCAGGCACTGGAGCATGATCGCCCAGGGCAAGGCATTGGCGCCCGGCCGGATTCTGGTGCTTGCCCAACCGGCGGCGAACGATCCGCCGCAAACGCCGAGCAGCCAGCTGCCCAGGGCGATCCCGAAAGAGATTTCGTTCCCGGCCGCCACGGTGAAGAACTCGCGCAGCAGGATGGTCTGAAAGACAAGGCTGAACGCGCCAAGGAAAAAATAAAGCGGCGCGATTCCACCAGCGCCTCGGCGCGATTCCCGGTTGGCCATGCGGCGATTATAGTATAAACCGTTTTTGCAAACAAACGATTAACGGCGGGGATAAAGAAAAGCAAATTTTGGATCACGATCAGTCGAAATCTTTATAAATGCTTTTTCTGTGGCCGATGCGGACGATGGAGATAATGATCTTTCTGGAGTCCTTGTGAAATATGACGCGGTAACTGCCCACGCGCAGGCGGTAATAATCGTATTTTCCCTTCAAAGGCTTCAGGTTGTTGACCATGGAATCGAAATTTTCGGTCAGCTGTTCGATTTTCTTTTTAATAAGAAGCTGGTAGGGTTTATCTATCCTGGCAAGTTCTTTGGCGGCACGTTCTTCGAAAAAAACAGCGTAGATCACAGGCCGAGCTTTTTGTAAACGTCCTTGGCGGGGATTAGTTTGGATTTTCCATCCTTGACGTCTCTCATCCGTTTGTCGGCCATCCTTATATCCAGAAGGTCGAAATAAAAGGTCAGGGCTTTTTCCACGATATGGCTCTTCTTTTCCATCAGTTCGCCGGAGACGGCATTGAGTTCGTCAATAATATCCTGGTCAAGGGTAAAAATGACTTTCGGGCGGCTCATCGTTCACCTCATATGTATAAATATATATCCGATTGTATAGGTTGTCAAGATAATTTTAATTTTGGTTATTCGGTTCAGACTTGCCAGTTGGCCGCGTAGGCCCTGTCGTCGGGGACGGTGATGGTTATCGGCTCGCCCGCTGGGATGGTCTGGAAGGGCTGGCCATTGAACGACCATTCGAGCTTCAACTGCAGAACGCCGTTCGGGCCGGTTTTCAGGGCGGCGAACGGGACCTTGAGTTCGATGATCCTGGCTACAGCGCCCTGAGCCCCGGCTGAAAAGTTTTCCAGGTTCAAGGCCTGATCTTTTGTCGAAATCCCCCCCTGCCAAAGGTCCTTCTCGCTCCGCAGCAAGATGTTCAAGGAGAAGCCGTTTTCAAAATAAGCCAGCGCGTCCTTTTTGGTGTCAATGCGCAAAAAGACATGGCCGTCATCAAAACCGAAATAAAGGGTTTTCACGATCGGGTTGGCGATGTTCATGGCCCCGCCGTAGGAATGGATGTCGATGCGCCCGGCATCCTGCCATTCGAAGAAATCGCTGAGCTTGCCGTCGATGACGGCTTCCAGGTAGTCCCGGGGCGGAACGAGGTGCAGGCGCTCCTTGTGCACGGCGGCGGCGATGGGCCGGGTCAGCGCCTCGGGGACTGGCAGTCCCAGCACCTGGTAAATCCTGGTCAGGTTCTGCCGGAACAGGTTGTCGAAGACGGCGATATCGGGGGTGTAGTTTTCCTTGCCGTACCACCAGAACCAGTCGCTGCCCTGGGCGATATGAAGCAGTTCCCTGCAGTCCGTTGCCTGCTTGGGCTTGAGCCGGTTTTGGGCCGCGGCGAAAGCATCCCTGGCACCCTTGAGGAGTTCCCAGGCACGCTGGTCTTCCCGGTCGCCGATCCAAATATCGAAATTGCCGTTGATCCACGAGCCGGCCTTCAATTTCGCCAGTTCCAGGCTGGGCGCGGCCAAGGCCTGGGAAAAGGTGACGGTCTCGATCTCCTCGTCCCGGCTGAGCAAGCCGTAAAACGCGCGCAGGAAGTCGCGGCCGCTGCGCGGATAAAATTCCCAGGCGTTCTCGCCGTCGAGGATGATGGAAATGGTCGGGGTTTCGGCGCTGCCGGGGCGGGCGATCTCCTTGATGCGCCGGTGAAGGTCGGCGGCGGCATCAACGGCGGAAAACTTCTGGTAGTAGAATCCGATGAGATCGGAGAGGATGTGGTCGCGGAAAAAAATGATCGGCAACGACCCGGCCAGCCGGTAGGGGGTGTAGAGGGTTTCCGGGGCCGTGATCTCGAAGCGGGGGTTGCGCTCCAGTTCCCGCGGCAGCGAACGGCTCAACACCTGCTCGTCCGAGGCCGTCCAGGCGATCCCGGTTTGGGCCAGGATGGAAACGGTTCTCTCGGACAATCCGCCTTCCGACGGCCAGATGCCGGCCGGCCGGCGGCCGAAGGTTCGTTCCATCAGTGCCAAGGCATCGTCAAGCTGGGCGCGCAAGTCCTCTTCCCAGTCGAACTCCAGGTCGTACGCCGGCAGCCCCGGGTTGGCCCGCCTGCCTTCCTGGGGATCGAGCAGCAGCGGCATGATCGGATGGTAAAAGGGGCTGGTGGATATCTCGATCTGGCCGCTGTCCTGGAATTTTTTGTATTCGGGAACGATGCGGCGCAGGATCTCCTCCTCCACCTGGCGCACCGTTTCCTTGTCTTTTTCCGAGAATGTCTGCCCCTTGGCGATCAGGGCGGCAACGCGCGTGTCGCCGCTCTTGTAGGATTCGTCAAAATAAGTCAGCTGGAACCAGACCTGCAGGTCGCGAAGCTCGGCTGCGCTGAAAATCTTCTGCCAATCGGGGTCCTCTGCCTCGGCCAGGCGGGACATTTTTTTCTGGTACAGGGCGTCGAAACGGCGGAAAGGCTTGATATGGTTTTCATAGTGGATGGAGAAAAAATGCTGCACCAGGAACTCGCACTCCTCGCGGGTCAATGCGCTGGCGGGTTTGCGGAAGATCTCCTGGAAAGAGTCGGTCACGCCGGCGTTGTACAATTCAAGGCCGGCCAGCAGCGATGGTACCAGGTTGAAGGTCAGGCGCAGGCCGGGGAATTCGCCGAGGATGCTGACCATGCCGAGGTAATCCTTGAGGGCGTGCAGGCGCAGCCAGGGGAGGTCGAAATTCTGGCTA
The DNA window shown above is from Candidatus Aminicenantes bacterium and carries:
- a CDS encoding S41 family peptidase; protein product: MKNRFLLFVVLAAFLATAAGAAAAQTREKVLSQMIGNGLANWHYSGKKIDDEFSLKSFAQYTKFLDYGKSFLIQADLNALRVFDRKIDDEILEGDFSLPQLGKQLLRQRVLQVRGFCQDILKKPFDFSLDEQIELDAEKRAYASTLDELKGWWFLRLKYLTLTQYLNLLKTDGENKSADKKRSDNFSPELEARARKAVDKSVQRLFDRLLQDRSEDMQSLYFNALLSVFDPHSLYYPPRAKEDFDIDMSGTLEGIGALLGEADGYIKVFDIIPGSPAWIQGLLKVEDIILKVGQGDDEPVDIVGMNVSDAARLVRGKKGSLVRLTVKKTDGRIMQIALIRNVVEIQETYARSAVLFNEKLKKSFGYIYLPKFYHDFNRANGRQSSEDVKNELTKLVAQKVDGVILDLRGNGGGALDDAEKMSGLFIEKGPLVQLKDRSSPPQVHEDTDTRVSYEGPLVVLVNALSASASEIVAAALQDYRRAIIVGGEHTFG
- a CDS encoding carboxy terminal-processing peptidase, giving the protein MLDLDRYLPPEMARYRPLGAITLTVQKYYRITGASTQYQGVVPDIVLPDSYSTLEVGEKSQPYSLPWDTIAPVAYTPWKNSFRDLAEIRARSRQRLNTSVRFGQIAANISRLKKQREKTTVTLNLKRFQSEQDILFQEAEKFNREQVEFPYIQARSLDTPSGEGPATAKADQDAKRKEWIDNLRSDPIVEESIQVLNDWLTLAQDH
- a CDS encoding fused MFS/spermidine synthase encodes the protein MANRESRRGAGGIAPLYFFLGAFSLVFQTILLREFFTVAAGNEISFGIALGSWLLGVCGGSFAAGWASTRIRPGANALPWAIMLQCLVAPLLLVAARCLQSLGAAPRGMVIPLGTTFWLIPLLTVPFSFCSGFIFPLAATLEPASAATGSRKLVRAYAWESFGAMSGGVLYTFWLLEKFNPTLIIFLFTLPLLLVSLIFFGARKMKKTRTALFLLLALNLYAILAGWAGRLDSWLVHQRWLGLSGTTWVESRDSKYQNLQLGLAHGQYSLFGNGQLTAAFPDDDPQEIQAAQIITQHPHPRRVLIIGEGASGLAKHLLDFRIDSLAAVEMDGELLDMIVRHLPAESRRSLDDPRLRMPVLDGRRFVKEAARAADSPENRYDLVYLHQPDAWTAQLNRYYTREFFLDLKAILAEGGVMAMSLSSAENYASEISNPYTATVYRTLKSVFPEIAVAPGATNFFSASAAPASVSTDPRVLAARYDRLAAPPARLGAIFSSLYPKEKTAFILDALERYPVRFQNRDLRPIAYFLCGRLLGWTSGSPLSGFFDFFEKLPFARLLIFLIVLLVLAVSWVVWRGQRARGRGKLSLLLAAASGGFAGLSFEIMTVFAFQNIWGYVYRTIGLLIAAFMLGMGVGAALTDHTLERKQPPAKTTRRLLAGSQLLIAAACLAFLPLLGFAAKMPGSSGQIPLFAWLGGIGFLAGSILPLGLRCLGDESAAKKAGQLNAADYLGGCFGAMAMAAIFLPIYGSANGLLLVAVPALAAAMLLLAESRLNDPGPA
- a CDS encoding type II toxin-antitoxin system RelE/ParE family toxin, with amino-acid sequence MIYAVFFEERAAKELARIDKPYQLLIKKKIEQLTENFDSMVNNLKPLKGKYDYYRLRVGSYRVIFHKDSRKIIISIVRIGHRKSIYKDFD
- a CDS encoding CopG family transcriptional regulator, which gives rise to MSRPKVIFTLDQDIIDELNAVSGELMEKKSHIVEKALTFYFDLLDIRMADKRMRDVKDGKSKLIPAKDVYKKLGL